The genome window ATTTTGTGGGTTTGCAGATAGCCCGCCCGGGTATTAAATTGAACCTTGGTTTTAATCTGCAGAGATCAGGTATTTTTATATCTTTGCCGTCCTTTTAAATTTCGACATTCTGAATTCCTCAACTTATACATTGGAAAGAGTTAGCACACATAGAGAAGTAGACCAGATCTGGGATGCCTGCCTGAGAGTGATTCAGCAGCATATTCCGGATCAAAGTTTTAAGACGTGGTTTGAACCGATACGGCCTTTAAAACTCTACGGTAAAGTGCTTACGATTCAGGTTCCAAGCCAGTTTTTCTATGAATGGCTGGAAGATAATTATGTCAATCTTTTAAGGAAAGCACTTGATTACGCGATCGGGAGGGATGGTTTGTTGGAGTATTCCATTATCGTAGACAAAGGTAATGATAAGCATCAGCCGCTTACGATGAACGTTTCTACGCCCAAGTCTCCAAATTCTTCCAAGCCGGATAATTTTGTAACGGACCCAAGGCTGGGTTCCAATCACCGGGATAAGGACCACGATTCCATGAACCTGGACACTTACCTGAATCCGAATTACTCATTTGATAATTTTATCGAAGGCGATTGCAACCGTCTGGCGCGGTCCGCAGGATTTGCCGTGGCGCAGCGGCCGGGACTCACGTCATTTAATCCGCTGATGATGTACGGCGGGGTAGGGCTGGGCAAAACGCACCTTGTGCAAGCCATCGGAAATTACATTATGAACCACTTTGACAACAAGCTGGTGTTATATGTGTCTTCCGAAAAGTTTACCAATCAGTTTATTAATTCCATTAAAAACAACACGTTACAGGACTTCACCGATTTTTACATGAAAGTGGATGTGCTGGCGATTGATGACGTTCAGTTTTTATCGGGAAAAGAAAAAACGCAGGATACATTCTTCCATATATTTAATCATCTGCACCAGCTAGGCAAGCAGATCATTATGACAAGTGACCGGCCGCCGCGCGAGCTGCAGGGCTTGCAGGACAGGTTATTGTCCCGCTTTAAATGGGGATTGACAGCCGATTTGCAAACGCCTGATTTCGAGACGCGTATTGCCATTATCCAAAAGAAAATCCAATCCGAAGGAATTTCGATCGATTATGATGTGATCGAATACATTGCGCACAGCGTGAATTCCAATGTGCGGGAACTGGAAGGTGTGATCGTTTCCCTGATGGCTCAGGCTTCGCTGACACGCCGGGAAATAGACGTGGAGCTGGCCAAAAATACATTGCGGAACATTGTAATGAACGAGGATAAAGAGGTGACCATTGATACGATTCAAGAGGTGATCGCCGACTTTTTCCAGGTTACCATTGCGGATCTGAAAAGCAAAAGCCGGAAAAAAGAAGTCGTTTACCCACGTCAATTGGCCATGTTTCTGGCCAAAGAATATACAGATCTGCCTTTGAAATCAATTGGTTATCATTTTGGTGGCCGCGACCACAGCACGGTAATTCACTCTATTCAAAGCATTAACCTGCTGATGGGCGAAACTCCAGACGTGGAAGAAACGCTGCAAAAATTACGCAGTTACTTTAAATAACAAATGGCGTCTAAAGGGTTTGAAAACTTATTTTAAACCTGAAAAACACGATGACGCCATTACTGATCGAACGCGCGCAGATCTGTGACGCAACATGGAATGAACACATTCGCGAATCCCTTCAATGTGTCATTTACGCTCAAACTTACTATCTCGACACGGTCTGTGAAAGCTGGAAGGCGCTTGTTTGGCCCAATATTCAGCATCCGAACATTGTCATGCCGATTCCCATTCGCAGGAAATGGGGTTTCCAGGTAGTTTATCAGCCTATTTTTTGCCAATATCTGGGTTTATTCTCCTTAAAGCCACTTTCTGGATTGCAGTTGGAATCATTCCTTCGGGTTGTTTCAAAAGAATTCTCCTACATAGCATCTTATCAATTCAATCCAGAGAATTCAATCAGGTTATCTGCATTAGCTCATACTTTTCCGGATTTTAATTTTTCACAAAAGCATACGTACTGGCTTCACTTGAAAGGTGATCTCCAACAACTGGATGCGGGCTATTCCAAAGACAGAAAGCGGAATTTAGTGCGTAGTAAGGGTTATAACTGGCAGGTGCAGAGAAGTACGGACATTCAGCCATTGATCAAATTATTTAAGGAAAATCAAACAGCGTGCATTCCCGGCGGAATTGACCCGGATGCATTTAATCGTTTGGAGGCACTTTTTAACGTCTTAAAGGCCAGGCAACAGGCGGAGTTATATTATGGCGTATCCAATGACCATATTCATGCGGGACATATCCATGCAGGAATACTCATTGTAAGGTTTGGAGGAAGAGCAATTTATCTTTTTAATGCAGCGGATCAGAAAGGAAGGAAAGGCAATGCGCGGACGCTCATGCTGGATCGCTATCTTCGTTTCATCCAAGATGAAACGCTGATCTTCGACTTCGAAAGTCCGGAGGTTGGTTCCATTGCCCAATTTTACGTTAGCTTCGGAAGTTTTCCGGTTTCATTTTATGCCATTAGCCGGAATGAGCTTTGGTTTCCCTTAAAGCACTTCCAGGAATGGCGGAAGCGCTTTTTCAGAACCAGACAAGGTCTTTTTTGAGCCCTTTATATGATTTCAAATCCATCTCCAAAGATCCGATTTTCAGTTCCACTTCAACTTTCAATGGAATCTTATTAGAATCATCAGAAACCCACAATTTCATAGCGCCTTCTCCTTTGAAAAACTTATTGTCAGGAATCAGGGGGTTGATCCTGAGCACTTTGGTTTTGCCATATTTGGTTTTGATCACATCTTTTCCCACATAACGAACGCGCAGCTTATAAACCTCCCCGTCGAAAAATGTGGGAACTTCAATGACTTCGCCTTCGGAAATGCGTTCGAAATTGATCGTTCTCAGATAAAAATAGCCGCTGATAATGTCATGAATGTTGTTGGGGACATTGTAGGTTTTGGTCTCGTCCTTCACACTTGCGACGGCCTGGTCCCTGTGGTGGTTGAACATGACGCGCTCGTCCTTGCGATATTTGTTTTCCTGGATCTGACGCTCAAACATATGCGGCAGGATCGCCGTTGTGTCAATGTATGACCTCCACGTGTCGCGCACCCGTGAAATGAGGTCGAACGCGCCTACTGTACGTCCCGACACATTGACCCGGTAGCAGGGCCGGTTGTTAATCATGGAAACCGACTTACCTACTTCTACTTTGGCTTCGGCAGCATTGATAAACCCGTAATGCACTCTGTATTCGACCCTTTCGCCCGTCCCAAAGCTCTTGTTATTGATAACCCTGTTCTGAGCTGCCTGCTCTTCAAACTGCCGAAATGAGAAAAAAAGCGAAAAGGTGATTAAAGCAATTATAACGATGTACGATCTCTTCATGCTAAAACGGTAATTATAGAGAGGGATATTTTTCTTTCAAATAGGTCAGGTATTTCTTGATATTTCCTCCAAATTTTTGTTCAAACTCAATTTTAAAAATGTCCTGTTTCGACTTATAAGTCTGATAACTGATGAAATATGCATTATTCGGTAACTTCCCGTCAGGCCAGCGGCCCGCCCGGCGGCCCGGCGCCCCACGATTTTTGTTTGTTAACGTCCGTTTCCCCGAAAGCAGTGTATCTGCGTCTTCAAAGATGTTGGCAATGAGCGCCGTCTTCAAAGAATCGTAATGCGCGCTGGCGACGGGGTTTGTCCCGAACGTCTTATAGAGACTATCCAACCGGCTTATTCCCCTGAGCATGTGCTGCGAATAGGCATCATTGTACTTTTTTGAATATTCGTATGTACGTAATTCTGGTGAATCCAGACCATACTTGAACTTCAAAAAGCGTATAGCGCCCTGGTCGCCGATAAAACTGGCCAGGTTCTCATTCAGTTCCAGATTATTTTTCACAAAAAGCGTTCCATGCGTGAGCTCGTGCAGGATCAGATTAGCAAGACTTCCCACCCGCCGGTTCAGCATGCTCGATAAAATAGGGTCTTTCAGGTAACCCAGTGTAGACCACGCCGAGACATCTCCGATATCCGTATCCAGGCCCTGCTTGATCAGTTCACGCTCTTCATTTACCGCACGTGTGGAATCAAAAAAACCTTTGTAAGGAAAACTACCAATGATAGGAAATTGCCATTTGTAGGGTTCGATTTTATATTTTTCTGATGCTGTAATGAGCCAGATCAATGGTTTTCCATGCTGATTATAGAACGTTGTGTAGTTTTTTGAAGGCGTCAGCCCGAGTGAATCGACGCCGAATTTTTTGATTTCCTCGATCAGCCGGATCCTTGCTTTAAGCGAATCGGGGAATGAAGGATCGGCGAGCACGTCGGTTACTTCCTCCACATTCATAAGGATCTTCACCTGACCGGAAGCCTGCATCCAGCCATAGCTGAGCAGATCACGATAATAAATCCCTGCAAGGACGCAAAGCACTATGATGGCAATAAAAATCTTTTTAAACACAAACGCGGTAATTAAGTAAGTAGTCGGAATGAATCTCTACAACAGATCATTGCGCTGCAAAATTATAGAAATAGGCCATTAATTATTCACCGTTTATCCTGGCAAAAAGCCGGTGGGTAAATGATTCGCGACGCAGAATAATCCAATGTCCTAAGTTGTAAAATCCGCTTGATATTATCTGTATTTATCATGCCTGAAATTATATTTTTAAAAGAAAAACCCGTTGGATTTTTGCTTGGAATTTGGTATTTTTACACAACAAAAAGACCAAGTATCTAGCGGTTTTTGGAATCAGAAGCCGCTTTTTTATGAACAAACTAAATTATTGTAACCGTTTTTATGGCACAACCAACCACTGATAAAGACAACAAACTAAAAGCACTACAAACCACGCTCGAAAAGCTGGACAAAACCTACGGAAAAGGCACAGTAATGCGCCTGAGCGACAGTAAGGTTTTGGACATTCCTGTTATTTCAACAGGTTCGCTGGGGCTGGACCTGGCACTTGGAGTAGGAGGCGTTCCGCGTGGCCGTGTTGTGGAAATCTACGGACCGGAATCGTCCGGTAAGACAACATTATCGATGCACTGCATTGCCGAGGCTCAGAAAAAAGGCGGACTTGCAGCATTCATTGATGCAGAGCACGCATTCGACAGGTCCTATGCTGAGAAATTAGGCATTGATACAAGCAACTTGCTGATCTCACAGCCAGACAGCGGTGAGCAGGCATTGGAAATCGCAGAACACCTGATCAGCAGCGGTGCTGTTGATATCATTGTTATTGACTCTGTTGCAGCACTTGTGCCGCGCGCTGAGCTTGAAGGTGAAATGGGTGACAGTAAGATGGGCTTACAGGCTCGTTTGATGTCTCAGGCATTGCGTAAGCTTACGGGTGTAATCAACAAAACCGGATGCTGCTGTATTTTCATCAACCAGTTGCGTGAGAAGATCGGCGTAATGTTCGGTAACCCTGAGACTACAACGGGTGGTAATGCATTGAAATACTATGCTTCTGTGCGTTTGGATATCCGTCGTGTGGGTCAAATCAAAGAAAGCGCTGACCAGATCCTGGGTAACCGTACACGTGTGAAGGTTGTGAAAAACAAAGTTGCGCCGCCTTTCAAAGTTGTGGAATTTGATATTATGTACGGTGAAGGAATTTCCAAAGTAGGGGAGATCATCGACCTTGCAGTTGAGCTGGATATCGTTAAAAAAGCGGGTTCATGGTTTAGCTACGACGGTAACCGTCTTGGACAGGGCCGTGACGCCGTGAAAGCCCTTATTAAGGACAATCCCGAGTTAATGGACGAACTGGAAGCGAAAGTTCGCGCGAAGGTCAACAACGAGCCGGATGCGCTGATTGACACGAGCGAGCCTAATGTTGTAGACGAAGGCGCTCCGCTTTGATGTTGGAGGAATAGCTTCTGATTCTGTAATAGCTTATAAAGAAAATGCCCGGTGTTTGCCGGGCATTTTTTATTATATATCAAAATGGTTTTCGATCATCATCGTCGTCCTCGAAATCATAATCATCTTCTCCCGGTCCGGAGAACATGCTGCTAACCAGGTCCTGAAATTTCATTCCCTGATCCAAAGACATTTTCCCGATCAGCGAGAACTCCGCCATGCCGTGCAATGCGAATTCCATCATAAACAGCTTTTCTTCCACTCCTGAATAAGCGCTGAGCATATCCACGAAATCGTCCAGTCCGTCAATGGTTTTCAACCGCGCCATATACTCGCGATCGGTCATATCGCCAGGCATTTCCATTTCATTGCCTGAGCCAAACCATTCGATCACTTTCGCGTATGGGTTGATCTTGCTTTTCTTGCTCTTTTCCGGATCCGGGAAAAAGTTAAGGAACTGTGTACGGATCGCTTTTCCAATCAGGTTTTGAGCCACGATAACGGGTCCTTCAACCTCGCCTTCATAAACAAGCTCAACCTTTCCACAAATGGCAGAAACAACGCCATAAAGGTCAGAAATCCGCACGTAAGTGCTTTCCTCCCTGTTGATCAGCGCTCGCCTCTCCGCCGTGCTCAAAAGGCTTTCATAAGCTGAAATCGTCAAACGTGCAGACACACCACTTTTGCTGTCCACATATTCGCTTTCTCTTGCTTCAAATGCAATCTGCTCGATCAATGTTTTAGCAAGCTCATTGACCTTGATCATGCCCACTTGCTCCGTTTTAACAATCGCTTCCTGTTCTGTAATTTTCTTACCCGTTTCAATTGTTTTCGGATAATGCGTTACGATCTGGCTTTCGATACGGTCTTTCAGTGGGGTTACAATGCTTCCGCGGTTGGTATAGTCTTCCGGGTTGGCAGTGAAAACAAACTGGATATCCAGCGGCAAACGCAATTTGAACCCACGGATCTGAATGTCGCCTTCCTGCAAAATATTGAAAAGTGCAACCTGGATCCTGGCCTGTAAATCGGGAAGCTCGTTAATCACGAAAATGCCGCGATGTGAACGGGGAATAAGCCCGAAGTGGATCACCCTTTCGTCCGAATAAGGCAATTTCAATGTTGCGGCCTTGATAGGGTCCACATCACCGATAAGGTCGGCCACAGAGACGTCCGGCGTTGCCAGCTTCTCGGTATAACGCTCGCTTCTGTGCAGCCAGGCAATTTCTGTCTGGTCGCCATATTCTTCAATAGCGTCTTTTGCAAAACGGGATAATGGCTCCAATGGATCGTCATGCAGCTCCGAATCCTTTACATACGGGATGTATTCATCCAGAAGACTGATCATCATTCTGGCAATACGCGTCTTGGCTTGCCCGCGTAACCCCAGGAAGTTAATGTTGTGCATCGAAAGGATGGCACGTTCCACGTCGGGAATGACCGTTTCCTCATAACCCCAGATGCCGGGAAAAATATTTTCTTTGCTTTTAATCTTAACGATCAGGTTGTCACGCAGTTCCTGTTTAATGGAACGGGATTGATAACCTGCTTTTTTCAGTTCACCAAGCGTTTGGATATCCAACAGCTCTGAACTACTAAGAAGTGAGTAACTCATGTATTTTTGGCTGATTAACGCGCATACGCTACTGAACGCATCTCACGGATTACTGTAATTTTAATTTGTCCGGGATACTGCATTTCTTTTTCAATTTTTTGTGAAATATCAAAAGAAAGCATCCCTGCCTTTTCATCCGAAACATTATCTGCATCAATGATCACGCGCAGCTCGCGGCCGGCCTGGATCGCATAACATTTTTCAACACCGTCAAACGACAATGCCATGTTTTCAAGATCACGCAGCCTTTGAATGTAAGACTCCATCATTTCCCTGCGTGCTCCCGGGCGAGATCCTGAAATCGCATCACACACCTGAATGATCGGGGAAAGGATGCTTGTCATTTCAATTTCGTCGTGGTGGGCACCAATGGCGTTGCACACCTCAGGGTTTTCTTTGTATTTCTTGGCAAGCTCCATCCCTAATATTGCGTGTGGAAGGTCGGATTCTTCCGGCCAGACTTTACCAATATCATGCAGCAGACCGGCTCTTTTCGCCAGTTTCGTATTCAAACCCAGCTCGGAAGCCATCGTAGCGCATAGCTTTGCCACTTCACGTGAATGTTGCAGCAGGTTTTGTCCGTAAGAAGACCGGAAACGCATGCGGCCGATCATTTTAACAAGCTCAGGGTGAAGTCCGTGAATGCCCATGTCGATTACAGTCCTTTCGCCGATCTCAACTATTTCATCGTCAATGTTCTTGCGTGTTTTGGCAACAACTTCTTCAATTCTGGCCGGGTGGATCCTTCCGTCCTGAACCAGGCGGTGCAGCGAAAGTCTGGCAATTTCTCTCCTTACAGGGTCAAATCCGGAGATGACAATCGCTTCCGGGGTATCGTCTACAATGATCTCAACGCCCGTTGCAGCTTCCAGGGCACGAATGTTACGTCCCTCCCGGCCGATGATCTTTCCTTTAATATCGTCGTTTTCAATGTTGAAAACAGAAACGCAGTTTTCAATCGCATGTTCAGCAGCCGTGCGCTGGATGGTCTCGATAACGATCTTTTTAGCTTCTTTGGTGGCAGTAAGGCGGGCTTCTTCCATCGCACTTTTTACATACGATCCGGCCCTTGTATCAGCCTCTGCTTTTAATGCGTCTATCAACTGCTCACGCGCCTGATCAGCGGTAAGGTTCGCGATTTTTTCTAATTGGGTAACCTGTTGTGCAAGTGACTTTTCTGCTTCTTCGCGGCGTTTCGTGGCCGTTTCGAGTTGCGAGTTCAAGTTTGTTTTCAGCGCTTCCAGCTCGTTTTCACGGCGCTTGTTTGCCTCAATGGTCTGGTTAAGGCTTTGCTCGCGTTGTTTTAATTTCTGTTCGTTGGTTTGAAGGATCACGCGTTTCTTGTTGGCATCCTCTTCAAACTCACCTTTAAGTCTCAGGTATTTTTCCTTGGCTTCAAGGATTCGGTCTTTCTTTATGTTTTCAGCAGCACTTTCGGCATTACGGAGAATTTCGGCTGCGCGCTCCTGCGCTTCCTTTTCTTTCTGGTCAAACGACCTCTGAAAAATGAATTTTCCTGCGAAAATCCCCACACCAATGGCGATAATGTCGGACAGGACAAGGATGAAAATTAATGAATTTGACATTTCAGTAAGGTTATATATAGTTGGTTTTACCGACTAAACCGCGTGAAAATGCCGAAGGTGGAAGTATTGAAAGAAGATAAAGAGTAATCCGTATAAAATAAAGGTTTTGTGGTGTTGAGCTTTTAGCTTTCTATTGCGCTGGTAATGGTTTCATCAAGCTTTTCTACCCTGTTTTTAAAAGCCATCACCAAATTGTCCATTTGCTCCTGGTTCCGTTGTAATGCTACAAGGCATTCAATAGAAGTAAGTGCAATTGCTTCAATGTCACCGTAAACTTTTCCCTTTAATTTATGCTGCTGCACGCGTTGCATGAACACCTCATACCCATCCCTGTAGAATTTCTCCTGATCCGCCGGAACGCTCAGTTTGAAACCCCTGTCCAGCAGTTTTATAAAGACAGAAACGTCCGGATTGGGTATGTTATTTTTTTTCATAAGGTATCTTCAAGCAATTCTATGCACTTATCGATCTCTTGTATATATCTTTCAACTGAGTCTTTCAGTTCGGCGATTCCGCTTGTTGGTGTCAGTTTACTAGTGACAATTTTAGCGAAACTTTTAGACTTATTAAAGTCTTTTTCCAAACTAGTGTATTTTTTCTTTATTTCTTTTGCTTCTTCCTTGAGTTGGTTATTCGATGCACGCAGTTCCGCATTTTCGCGTTGCAGCTCTGATATTGACCAGTTTAGTTTCTCTTTAATGTTGATCAGGAACTCGAGTTTTTTCTCAAGGTCGGTCAACTTATGCTCAATGATGCGCTCGATGCTCCTTTCCATTTTTTTGGCCTTAATAATGCTGTCAACCAAAACTCTTATTTCCTTATCACGGCCTCAAATTCCCTTTCGTAAGCAGAAATCAACCGCTGCATGGTTTTGTCAATCACTTTGTCGGTCAATGTTTGCTGATCGTCCTGTAAAATAAAGCTCACGGAATACGATTTCTTACCTTCCAGATTCGCGCCTTCATACACATCAAACACGTTTACTGCGCGCAAAAGCTGCCTTTCCGTCTTATAGGCGATCTGGCGCAACTCGTCAAACGTAATTTTCTTGTCAACCACAACCGAAAGATCCCGGCGCACTTCGGGAAACTTCGGCACTTCTTTGTACTGAACAAACGCATCGTATTGTTTGAGCATATAATCCCAATCAAAATCTGCGTAAAAAACAGGCGCCTTAATATCAAGCTTTTTAGCAATAGCCGCTTGGAGTTGTCCAAATGTGACAACAGGC of Dyadobacter chenhuakuii contains these proteins:
- the dnaA gene encoding chromosomal replication initiator protein DnaA, giving the protein MERVSTHREVDQIWDACLRVIQQHIPDQSFKTWFEPIRPLKLYGKVLTIQVPSQFFYEWLEDNYVNLLRKALDYAIGRDGLLEYSIIVDKGNDKHQPLTMNVSTPKSPNSSKPDNFVTDPRLGSNHRDKDHDSMNLDTYLNPNYSFDNFIEGDCNRLARSAGFAVAQRPGLTSFNPLMMYGGVGLGKTHLVQAIGNYIMNHFDNKLVLYVSSEKFTNQFINSIKNNTLQDFTDFYMKVDVLAIDDVQFLSGKEKTQDTFFHIFNHLHQLGKQIIMTSDRPPRELQGLQDRLLSRFKWGLTADLQTPDFETRIAIIQKKIQSEGISIDYDVIEYIAHSVNSNVRELEGVIVSLMAQASLTRREIDVELAKNTLRNIVMNEDKEVTIDTIQEVIADFFQVTIADLKSKSRKKEVVYPRQLAMFLAKEYTDLPLKSIGYHFGGRDHSTVIHSIQSINLLMGETPDVEETLQKLRSYFK
- the recA gene encoding recombinase RecA, with translation MAQPTTDKDNKLKALQTTLEKLDKTYGKGTVMRLSDSKVLDIPVISTGSLGLDLALGVGGVPRGRVVEIYGPESSGKTTLSMHCIAEAQKKGGLAAFIDAEHAFDRSYAEKLGIDTSNLLISQPDSGEQALEIAEHLISSGAVDIIVIDSVAALVPRAELEGEMGDSKMGLQARLMSQALRKLTGVINKTGCCCIFINQLREKIGVMFGNPETTTGGNALKYYASVRLDIRRVGQIKESADQILGNRTRVKVVKNKVAPPFKVVEFDIMYGEGISKVGEIIDLAVELDIVKKAGSWFSYDGNRLGQGRDAVKALIKDNPELMDELEAKVRAKVNNEPDALIDTSEPNVVDEGAPL
- the zapA gene encoding cell division protein ZapA, producing the protein MKKNNIPNPDVSVFIKLLDRGFKLSVPADQEKFYRDGYEVFMQRVQQHKLKGKVYGDIEAIALTSIECLVALQRNQEQMDNLVMAFKNRVEKLDETITSAIES
- a CDS encoding DUF3108 domain-containing protein; this encodes MKRSYIVIIALITFSLFFSFRQFEEQAAQNRVINNKSFGTGERVEYRVHYGFINAAEAKVEVGKSVSMINNRPCYRVNVSGRTVGAFDLISRVRDTWRSYIDTTAILPHMFERQIQENKYRKDERVMFNHHRDQAVASVKDETKTYNVPNNIHDIISGYFYLRTINFERISEGEVIEVPTFFDGEVYKLRVRYVGKDVIKTKYGKTKVLRINPLIPDNKFFKGEGAMKLWVSDDSNKIPLKVEVELKIGSLEMDLKSYKGLKKDLVWF
- a CDS encoding sigma 54-interacting transcriptional regulator, whose translation is MSYSLLSSSELLDIQTLGELKKAGYQSRSIKQELRDNLIVKIKSKENIFPGIWGYEETVIPDVERAILSMHNINFLGLRGQAKTRIARMMISLLDEYIPYVKDSELHDDPLEPLSRFAKDAIEEYGDQTEIAWLHRSERYTEKLATPDVSVADLIGDVDPIKAATLKLPYSDERVIHFGLIPRSHRGIFVINELPDLQARIQVALFNILQEGDIQIRGFKLRLPLDIQFVFTANPEDYTNRGSIVTPLKDRIESQIVTHYPKTIETGKKITEQEAIVKTEQVGMIKVNELAKTLIEQIAFEARESEYVDSKSGVSARLTISAYESLLSTAERRALINREESTYVRISDLYGVVSAICGKVELVYEGEVEGPVIVAQNLIGKAIRTQFLNFFPDPEKSKKSKINPYAKVIEWFGSGNEMEMPGDMTDREYMARLKTIDGLDDFVDMLSAYSGVEEKLFMMEFALHGMAEFSLIGKMSLDQGMKFQDLVSSMFSGPGEDDYDFEDDDDDRKPF
- the rny gene encoding ribonuclease Y, producing the protein MSNSLIFILVLSDIIAIGVGIFAGKFIFQRSFDQKEKEAQERAAEILRNAESAAENIKKDRILEAKEKYLRLKGEFEEDANKKRVILQTNEQKLKQREQSLNQTIEANKRRENELEALKTNLNSQLETATKRREEAEKSLAQQVTQLEKIANLTADQAREQLIDALKAEADTRAGSYVKSAMEEARLTATKEAKKIVIETIQRTAAEHAIENCVSVFNIENDDIKGKIIGREGRNIRALEAATGVEIIVDDTPEAIVISGFDPVRREIARLSLHRLVQDGRIHPARIEEVVAKTRKNIDDEIVEIGERTVIDMGIHGLHPELVKMIGRMRFRSSYGQNLLQHSREVAKLCATMASELGLNTKLAKRAGLLHDIGKVWPEESDLPHAILGMELAKKYKENPEVCNAIGAHHDEIEMTSILSPIIQVCDAISGSRPGARREMMESYIQRLRDLENMALSFDGVEKCYAIQAGRELRVIIDADNVSDEKAGMLSFDISQKIEKEMQYPGQIKITVIREMRSVAYAR
- a CDS encoding aminopeptidase, which encodes MFKKIFIAIIVLCVLAGIYYRDLLSYGWMQASGQVKILMNVEEVTDVLADPSFPDSLKARIRLIEEIKKFGVDSLGLTPSKNYTTFYNQHGKPLIWLITASEKYKIEPYKWQFPIIGSFPYKGFFDSTRAVNEERELIKQGLDTDIGDVSAWSTLGYLKDPILSSMLNRRVGSLANLILHELTHGTLFVKNNLELNENLASFIGDQGAIRFLKFKYGLDSPELRTYEYSKKYNDAYSQHMLRGISRLDSLYKTFGTNPVASAHYDSLKTALIANIFEDADTLLSGKRTLTNKNRGAPGRRAGRWPDGKLPNNAYFISYQTYKSKQDIFKIEFEQKFGGNIKKYLTYLKEKYPSL